In Paroedura picta isolate Pp20150507F chromosome 6, Ppicta_v3.0, whole genome shotgun sequence, one genomic interval encodes:
- the LOC143840041 gene encoding uncharacterized protein LOC143840041 has product MICLFLCPATQSPSKLATAPEREEGEEEGPSTSGQAAAETVEARLRAMEARVTSLEAQVAELKGEIEQHRQQREAEELKKKEDEELFRRKVRGTVGRLCRRVRAMEGAGEGSGGN; this is encoded by the exons atgatttgtctttttctttgcccagccacacaatcaccatccaagctggcaacagcacctgagcgtgaggagggggaggaagagggaccttccacctcgggacaggctgcag ctgaaactgtggaggcaaggctgcgtgccatggaggccagagttacttccctggaggctcaagtggcagagctgaaaggggagattgagcagcacaggcaacagagggaggcggaagaac ttaagaagaaggaggacgaagagctcttccggcgcaaagttagggggaccgtgggacggctgtgcaggagagttagggcgatggaaggggctggggaggggagcggtgggaactga